One Chloroflexota bacterium DNA window includes the following coding sequences:
- a CDS encoding Stp1/IreP family PP2C-type Ser/Thr phosphatase — MKLRHSAQTDIGRSREVNQDAYGVGDPLPNGIQLFVVCDGMGGHLAGEVASQTAVQTMLATFPNVVQSDIPKALTTAIVSANQAVFDRGRGNMGTTSVALLIFKNVAFLANVGDSRAYLIRNNAMRQITVDHSFVEEQVRAGLMTREQASQSKIKNIITRAVGHQREVQVDVFREPVQAGDRFLISSDGLHGFVDEATILKTINTLPFEQIVPRLIDLANGVGGYDNITALLVQVDELEVIADNDPLLETLLNQPLTGPLRSADPITEEFELPVGPTGTAPMPVAGMRDDETQQHVPITASGRLNPTMAAAHASPARPAPTVAKPASGGLSGWGILGSLVVLAALVGVLYIFKLPPVSLLFPDTTATPNQIVVAVPSMMPTTQPTTTLAPITNAPLATATSGISPTLQQPTPTP; from the coding sequence ATGAAGCTACGCCACAGCGCACAAACCGACATTGGGCGTTCACGCGAAGTTAACCAAGATGCCTATGGCGTGGGCGACCCGCTACCAAACGGAATCCAACTTTTTGTTGTTTGCGATGGCATGGGCGGTCATTTAGCTGGCGAAGTTGCCAGTCAAACGGCTGTGCAAACCATGTTGGCAACATTTCCGAACGTTGTTCAAAGCGATATTCCCAAAGCCCTCACTACTGCTATCGTGAGTGCCAATCAGGCTGTCTTCGATCGTGGCCGTGGCAATATGGGAACCACTTCGGTGGCCTTGCTGATCTTCAAAAATGTGGCGTTTCTGGCGAATGTTGGCGATAGCCGCGCATACTTGATTCGCAATAATGCAATGCGCCAAATAACCGTGGATCACTCGTTTGTTGAGGAGCAAGTTCGGGCTGGCTTGATGACTCGCGAACAAGCATCACAATCGAAGATCAAAAACATCATCACCCGCGCGGTTGGGCATCAACGCGAGGTCCAAGTTGATGTGTTTCGGGAGCCAGTTCAGGCTGGCGATCGCTTTTTGATCTCGTCCGATGGTCTGCATGGCTTCGTCGATGAAGCAACCATCTTAAAAACCATCAATACGCTGCCATTTGAGCAAATTGTGCCCCGCTTGATCGATCTGGCGAATGGAGTCGGTGGTTACGATAATATCACCGCGTTGTTGGTGCAAGTCGATGAACTTGAGGTGATTGCCGATAATGATCCATTACTGGAAACATTATTGAATCAGCCGTTGACTGGGCCATTACGCAGCGCCGACCCAATCACTGAGGAATTTGAATTGCCAGTTGGGCCAACCGGCACTGCGCCAATGCCTGTGGCTGGCATGCGCGATGACGAAACCCAACAGCATGTACCAATTACTGCTTCGGGTCGTTTGAATCCGACAATGGCGGCGGCTCATGCTAGCCCTGCTCGGCCTGCGCCAACTGTGGCCAAACCAGCAAGTGGTGGTTTATCAGGTTGGGGTATTTTAGGTTCGTTGGTGGTTTTAGCGGCTTTGGTTGGGGTGCTGTATATTTTTAAATTGCCCCCAGTCAGTTTGTTATTCCCCGATACGACGGCAACACCCAATCAAATTGTGGTGGCGGTTCCGTCGATGATGCCAACAACCCAACCAACCACAACTTTAGCGCCAATTACCAACGCACCGTTGGCTACCGCAACTTCGGGCATTTCGCCCACCTTGCAACAACCAACCCCAACTCCTTAA
- a CDS encoding DUF2723 domain-containing protein encodes MQQHSRLKLGLAWLSLIGLYSLTLTQIHTFDAYSYATAVQAKPWRESFHPHHLLYGPLGEIVYWLSQGLGYRGMAFGPLQMLNVLAGASGVIIWWRLLQRLTNQPWLATSGSVLVGGAYAWWYYAVEVEVYTLAGLFLIIATGLLIRLAEAPKTLSNWRWLGLAHSAAILFHQTNVLWLVPVLAVWLSAAWGTTAWQQRWQAFLQYAMVGLLVVGGSYAIVMFGLSGFRTWPQVQQWLFEYANTGLWGTTNANTFANLLNGWQHTIHGWLGGAVLLASLGLIAWRWRLMWRQSRMLVVLAATWLITYSLFFGWWEPDNIEFWIACLPPWALLITLSLHTIKLPQRRWWQPALSLALVGMSLSNGWQIYANGAAANDQDRQIVTELAKTGTSNDFYFVPNGLQALYAEYEFERPNSLPLSVSPGDWQHGCLEISAKIVDTTSAGYTVWLDQQAVEPSPILLERYGLEQSAVAACFAPFLAQSQPITLTHARYLKLDPIPQGLPDWHWQNWSLGWRENFITASTWGAGWTFIPQQDPHLLSPRINLASSQWRSLEITMASTLPNQHGQLYWMAPGEGATEDHSISWDVIGDGALHTYTLDLSQIPTWQGPIGMLRLDPVVAGAEQQTVTIQRLRLLP; translated from the coding sequence ATGCAGCAACATTCTCGATTAAAGCTTGGTTTAGCGTGGCTGAGCTTAATTGGGCTTTATAGCCTGACGCTCACCCAAATTCATACCTTCGATGCCTACTCCTACGCGACGGCGGTGCAAGCCAAGCCATGGCGTGAATCGTTTCATCCCCATCATTTGTTGTATGGGCCGCTTGGTGAGATTGTTTATTGGCTCAGCCAAGGTTTAGGCTATCGAGGTATGGCGTTTGGGCCGTTGCAAATGTTGAATGTATTAGCTGGAGCCAGCGGCGTGATCATTTGGTGGCGTTTGCTTCAGCGTTTGACCAACCAGCCTTGGCTGGCAACCAGCGGCAGTGTGCTGGTTGGCGGAGCCTACGCTTGGTGGTATTACGCAGTTGAAGTCGAGGTCTATACCTTGGCGGGTTTGTTTTTAATTATTGCCACTGGTTTATTGATTCGACTCGCCGAAGCTCCCAAAACACTGAGCAATTGGCGCTGGCTTGGGCTAGCCCATAGCGCGGCAATCCTTTTTCATCAAACCAATGTCCTTTGGCTTGTGCCGGTGCTGGCGGTTTGGCTGAGCGCTGCGTGGGGCACTACCGCTTGGCAACAACGCTGGCAGGCATTTTTGCAGTATGCCATGGTTGGGCTGCTGGTGGTTGGTGGCAGCTATGCCATCGTGATGTTTGGCTTGAGTGGCTTCCGCACATGGCCACAAGTGCAACAGTGGCTGTTTGAATATGCCAATACTGGTTTGTGGGGCACAACCAATGCCAATACGTTTGCCAATTTGCTTAATGGCTGGCAACATACCATCCATGGTTGGTTAGGTGGCGCGGTGTTACTGGCCAGCCTTGGCCTGATCGCTTGGCGTTGGCGTTTGATGTGGCGACAATCACGAATGTTAGTGGTGTTGGCCGCAACTTGGCTCATTACCTATAGCCTCTTTTTTGGCTGGTGGGAGCCAGATAATATTGAATTTTGGATTGCTTGCTTGCCGCCGTGGGCTTTATTGATCACGCTTAGTTTACATACGATCAAGCTGCCGCAGCGCCGTTGGTGGCAGCCCGCCCTAAGTTTGGCCTTAGTTGGAATGAGTCTTAGCAATGGCTGGCAAATTTATGCCAATGGCGCTGCGGCCAACGATCAAGATCGCCAAATTGTTACTGAATTGGCCAAAACTGGTACGTCCAACGATTTTTATTTCGTGCCGAATGGCTTGCAAGCTTTGTATGCCGAATATGAATTTGAGCGCCCAAACAGCTTACCACTCAGCGTTAGCCCTGGCGATTGGCAGCATGGTTGCTTGGAAATTAGCGCTAAAATCGTCGATACCACCAGTGCTGGCTATACGGTTTGGCTTGATCAACAGGCAGTCGAGCCTAGCCCAATTTTGCTCGAACGCTATGGGCTAGAGCAATCAGCAGTTGCCGCATGTTTTGCCCCATTTTTAGCCCAATCCCAGCCAATTACCCTGACCCATGCGCGTTATCTTAAGCTCGACCCGATTCCTCAAGGCTTGCCTGATTGGCACTGGCAGAATTGGAGTTTGGGCTGGCGCGAGAATTTTATTACTGCTAGCACTTGGGGCGCTGGCTGGACATTTATCCCACAGCAAGACCCACATTTGCTTAGCCCACGGATTAATCTGGCGAGCAGTCAATGGCGTAGCCTAGAAATTACTATGGCCAGCACCTTGCCAAATCAACATGGCCAACTGTATTGGATGGCTCCAGGCGAGGGTGCAACCGAAGATCATTCGATCTCATGGGATGTGATTGGTGATGGAGCGCTGCATACCTACACCCTTGATCTTAGCCAAATCCCAACTTGGCAAGGCCCAATCGGCATGCTGCGGCTTGATCCGGTTGTGGCGGGTGCTGAGCAGCAAACCGTCACGATTCAGCGCCTACGCCTGCTGCCCTAA
- a CDS encoding Lrp/AsnC ligand binding domain-containing protein has protein sequence MITAFVHIQTEPSAANGVAAGLTAIEGVAEVYSVTGEWDIIAIVRLADYDQLAKTVPDQIGSLKGIVRTSTVLAFRSFTKEEIAATWDIGLS, from the coding sequence ATGATCACCGCATTTGTGCATATTCAAACTGAACCAAGCGCTGCCAACGGCGTAGCGGCGGGATTAACCGCGATTGAAGGTGTGGCTGAAGTCTATTCGGTCACTGGCGAATGGGATATTATCGCGATTGTGCGCTTGGCCGATTATGATCAGCTCGCCAAAACTGTGCCCGACCAAATTGGCAGCCTCAAAGGCATTGTGCGCACCTCAACCGTTTTGGCTTTTCGCTCGTTTACCAAAGAAGAAATCGCCGCCACGTGGGATATTGGCTTATCATAG
- a CDS encoding CoA ester lyase has protein sequence MSSRIRRSEMTCPAHSLAMITKAAASEADEVIIDLEDACAVSQKVAARATVIQALQSLDFGQKIVAVRPNAVQTHYHYRDVVEIVEAAGAKIDVLVIPKIESADDVRFVDRLLSQIEANIGLQVGTIKLEVLIEGTRALQAVEQIANASPRLESLIFGLADYAGDLGARSTDDQWSMFAYPKHKMLVAAKAAGLEAIDNVTFAFRDAEACQRDAERAAAMGFDGKWAIHPAQVPIINQAFLPSPAEIAEAQRLINAYQAADQQAGLGAIAIDDQMIDAASLRVHAKKLAMAQRAGLIAIQP, from the coding sequence ATGTCGTCAAGGATTCGCCGCAGTGAAATGACCTGCCCTGCCCATAGCCTCGCCATGATCACCAAAGCCGCCGCCTCTGAGGCCGATGAAGTGATTATCGATTTAGAAGATGCTTGCGCCGTTTCGCAGAAAGTTGCCGCCCGCGCTACGGTCATTCAAGCCTTGCAAAGCTTAGATTTTGGCCAGAAAATTGTGGCAGTTCGCCCAAATGCGGTGCAAACTCATTATCACTATCGCGATGTCGTTGAAATTGTCGAGGCGGCTGGCGCTAAAATTGATGTTTTGGTGATTCCCAAAATTGAAAGTGCCGACGATGTGCGCTTCGTTGATCGGTTGCTCAGCCAAATCGAGGCCAATATTGGCTTGCAGGTTGGCACAATTAAGCTCGAAGTATTAATTGAAGGCACTCGCGCCTTGCAAGCGGTTGAGCAGATTGCCAACGCCTCGCCCCGTTTGGAAAGCTTGATTTTTGGTTTGGCGGATTATGCAGGTGATTTGGGAGCACGCTCGACAGATGATCAATGGAGCATGTTCGCTTACCCCAAACACAAAATGTTGGTAGCGGCCAAAGCGGCTGGCTTAGAGGCGATCGATAATGTGACCTTTGCCTTCCGCGATGCCGAGGCCTGCCAACGCGATGCAGAACGCGCCGCTGCCATGGGTTTCGATGGCAAATGGGCGATTCATCCGGCGCAAGTGCCGATCATCAACCAAGCCTTTTTGCCCAGCCCTGCCGAAATTGCCGAAGCTCAACGCCTGATCAACGCCTACCAAGCTGCTGATCAACAGGCAGGCTTAGGGGCAATTGCGATTGATGATCAGATGATCGATGCAGCAAGCTTGCGGGTTCATGCCAAAAAATTAGCTATGGCGCAACGGGCAGGGTTAATCGCCATTCAGCCTTAG
- a CDS encoding CinA family protein yields MSQALAQAVISALAQRQWTLATAESCTGGLVGDWLTNIAGSSVVYLGGIIAYANSAKETLLQVPTSTLATVGAVSAETALAMAQGTAQALGATVGLSTTGIAGPGGGSPEKPVGLVYLGLYLPNQGLVEQHIWPYDRLGNKQASAKRALEWLLEQLGSA; encoded by the coding sequence ATGTCGCAAGCCTTAGCCCAAGCTGTGATTTCCGCCCTTGCGCAACGCCAATGGACGCTGGCGACCGCTGAATCGTGTACTGGCGGCTTGGTGGGCGATTGGCTGACCAATATTGCTGGTAGCTCAGTTGTCTATTTGGGCGGCATTATTGCCTATGCCAATAGCGCGAAGGAAACGTTGCTGCAGGTGCCAACATCAACTTTGGCGACCGTTGGCGCGGTGAGTGCTGAAACTGCCTTGGCCATGGCGCAAGGAACGGCTCAAGCACTCGGCGCGACGGTTGGACTAAGCACGACTGGCATTGCTGGCCCAGGCGGCGGTAGCCCTGAAAAGCCAGTCGGCTTAGTCTATTTGGGTTTGTACTTGCCCAATCAAGGCTTGGTCGAGCAGCATATTTGGCCCTACGATCGTTTGGGCAACAAACAAGCTTCGGCTAAACGGGCGCTCGAATGGCTGCTCGAACAACTTGGCTCAGCCTAA
- the lepA gene encoding translation elongation factor 4, with product MAEQTHIRNFSIIAHVDHGKTTLSDRLLEVTQTLSSREMRAQTLDAMDLEREKGITIKMHPVRLEYTAKDGQQYALHMIDCPGHVDFSYEVSRSLQACEGALLIVDASQGIEAQTLANVYLALENNLEIIPILNKIDLPGAEVERVSEEVEHVLGLPREEIILASGKEGTGVPEILEAIVARIPPPKGTNEAPARALIFDSQYNAYKGVIAYIRVVDGTIRAGDKLRLMGTEVLTEAMEIGFFRPGMVAGQSLSAGEVGYIATGLKSVRDCQVGDTITLVENPAAAPLAPYEPAKPMVFAGLYPVDSGDYTLLRDALEKLRLNDAALSFEPETSAALGFGFRAGFLGLLHMEIVQERLEREYNIDLLVTAPSVEYQVLTNAGEILIIDNPSELPDVGQISQIEEPMMSISIIVPTRYIGVVMELVTGKRGIFQSMDYLDKERVVLKYEIPLSEIVVDFYDSLKSRTQGYASLDYHLSSYRASDLVKLDVLVNGTAVDALSMITHRDNAYRQGRQLVEKLQKLIPRQMFEVPIQAAVGSRVIARETIRAMRKDVLSKCYGGDITRKRKLLEKQKEGKKRMKMVGNVEIPQDAFMAVLKLDS from the coding sequence ATGGCTGAACAGACGCACATTCGCAACTTTAGCATTATCGCCCACGTCGATCATGGCAAAACCACGCTTTCGGATCGCTTGTTGGAAGTGACCCAAACGCTTTCTTCACGCGAGATGCGGGCACAAACCCTCGATGCCATGGATTTGGAACGCGAAAAGGGCATCACAATTAAGATGCACCCCGTCCGGCTAGAATATACCGCCAAGGATGGTCAACAATATGCCTTGCATATGATCGACTGCCCAGGCCACGTTGACTTTAGCTACGAAGTTTCACGCTCGTTGCAAGCCTGTGAAGGCGCATTGTTGATCGTTGATGCTTCCCAAGGGATCGAGGCCCAAACCTTGGCCAACGTCTACTTGGCACTCGAAAACAACCTCGAAATTATTCCAATCTTAAATAAAATCGACTTGCCTGGCGCTGAAGTCGAGCGGGTTTCCGAAGAAGTCGAGCATGTGCTGGGCTTGCCACGCGAAGAGATTATTTTGGCTTCGGGAAAGGAAGGCACAGGCGTGCCCGAAATTCTTGAAGCAATTGTTGCCCGTATTCCACCACCCAAAGGTACCAACGAAGCGCCTGCTCGCGCCTTGATTTTCGATTCGCAATACAACGCCTACAAAGGCGTAATTGCCTATATTCGGGTCGTCGATGGTACGATTCGCGCTGGCGATAAATTGCGCTTGATGGGGACCGAAGTGCTGACCGAGGCCATGGAAATTGGCTTCTTCCGACCAGGCATGGTTGCAGGCCAATCACTCAGCGCTGGCGAAGTCGGTTATATCGCAACTGGCTTGAAATCGGTGCGCGATTGCCAAGTTGGCGATACGATTACCTTGGTCGAGAATCCGGCGGCTGCACCGCTTGCGCCTTACGAGCCAGCCAAACCAATGGTGTTTGCTGGTTTGTATCCCGTCGATTCAGGCGATTACACCTTGCTGCGCGATGCACTCGAAAAATTGCGTTTGAATGATGCGGCGCTTTCGTTTGAGCCAGAAACTTCGGCTGCGTTAGGTTTTGGCTTCCGCGCGGGCTTCTTAGGCTTGTTGCACATGGAAATTGTCCAAGAGCGGCTCGAACGTGAATACAACATCGATCTGTTGGTCACAGCGCCAAGCGTGGAATACCAAGTGCTGACCAATGCTGGCGAAATTTTGATCATCGATAATCCCTCGGAATTGCCCGATGTTGGCCAAATCAGCCAGATCGAAGAGCCGATGATGTCGATTAGCATTATCGTGCCAACTCGCTACATTGGCGTGGTTATGGAGCTAGTTACAGGCAAACGCGGTATTTTCCAAAGCATGGATTATCTCGATAAAGAGCGGGTCGTGCTGAAATACGAAATTCCACTTTCAGAAATTGTGGTCGATTTCTATGATTCGCTGAAATCGCGTACCCAAGGCTATGCTTCGTTGGATTATCATCTGAGCAGCTATCGCGCCTCGGATTTGGTCAAGCTTGACGTGTTGGTCAATGGCACAGCAGTTGATGCACTTTCGATGATCACCCACCGCGACAATGCCTATCGCCAAGGCCGCCAATTGGTCGAAAAGCTGCAAAAGCTGATTCCACGCCAAATGTTTGAAGTACCAATTCAGGCAGCGGTTGGCTCACGGGTCATCGCTCGCGAAACCATTCGGGCCATGCGCAAAGACGTGTTGTCGAAATGTTATGGTGGCGACATCACCCGTAAGCGCAAGCTCTTGGAAAAACAAAAAGAGGGCAAGAAGCGCATGAAGATGGTTGGTAACGTCGAGATTCCACAAGATGCCTTTATGGCGGTCTTGAAGCTCGACAGCTAA
- a CDS encoding DUF393 domain-containing protein: MSQALLIFDGTCDFCTRAARWIKHLDRQQRIRIEPFQKPGVPESVGLTYAQCEQAAWLQTSDGKLWRGAGAVNAALSIATGKRLALGFYQLWGIRHIQDSVYKLVVKYRHRIPGDTPHCQQFPADCPKLG, from the coding sequence ATGTCGCAAGCCTTGTTAATTTTTGATGGAACCTGCGATTTTTGCACACGCGCCGCCCGTTGGATCAAACACCTCGATCGTCAACAACGAATTCGGATTGAGCCATTTCAAAAACCTGGCGTGCCCGAATCGGTTGGCTTGACCTACGCTCAATGTGAGCAGGCGGCATGGCTGCAAACCAGCGATGGTAAATTATGGCGTGGGGCAGGTGCGGTTAATGCAGCCCTGAGCATCGCCACGGGCAAGCGTTTGGCCTTAGGCTTTTATCAACTTTGGGGTATTCGCCACATTCAGGATAGCGTCTACAAGTTGGTGGTCAAATATCGCCATCGCATCCCAGGCGATACACCCCATTGCCAACAATTTCCTGCCGATTGCCCGAAATTAGGCTGA
- a CDS encoding ROK family protein — protein sequence MAFAIGIDLGGTHLRAALVDRDGEILAHERIRTEAHEGAEAVVGRITQLINAMIAAANGAPIVGAGIAAPGPLNPFTGTVITMPNLPGWENFPIRDRIAAQVPFPVVLGNDANLAAVGEWLFGGGRGMQNMIYVTISTGVGGGVICDGRLLLGHNGFAAEVGHMVLDPHGFAPATATPAGSWEALASGTFLAYHAAEAMRAGTATVLNQLTTPNAVTTHHLDLAAQQGDELAIRLIENAGFWCGIAFVNLLHMFSPEAIFVGGGVSNLGDRLLNPARAEITKRALPGYRNVPIHQTKMGDNLGVLGAAAYAFSSIEQA from the coding sequence ATGGCATTTGCAATCGGGATTGATCTCGGGGGCACGCATTTACGTGCGGCCTTAGTTGACCGAGATGGTGAAATTCTTGCTCATGAACGGATTCGCACCGAAGCGCATGAAGGTGCTGAAGCAGTTGTTGGTCGGATTACTCAATTAATTAACGCCATGATCGCTGCGGCGAATGGTGCACCAATTGTCGGCGCTGGCATCGCCGCACCTGGCCCACTCAACCCCTTTACTGGTACGGTTATTACCATGCCCAACTTGCCAGGTTGGGAGAACTTCCCCATCCGCGATCGGATCGCCGCCCAAGTTCCGTTTCCAGTCGTGCTCGGCAATGATGCCAATTTGGCTGCTGTCGGCGAGTGGTTGTTCGGCGGTGGCCGTGGCATGCAAAATATGATTTACGTCACAATCAGCACAGGTGTTGGTGGTGGAGTGATTTGCGATGGTCGGTTGCTGCTTGGTCACAATGGCTTTGCCGCCGAAGTTGGCCACATGGTGCTCGACCCACACGGCTTTGCCCCTGCCACCGCAACCCCAGCTGGCTCGTGGGAAGCCCTCGCATCAGGCACATTTTTGGCCTACCACGCTGCCGAAGCGATGCGAGCAGGCACTGCCACCGTGCTTAATCAATTAACCACCCCCAATGCCGTCACCACCCATCATTTAGATCTGGCGGCGCAACAAGGCGATGAGTTGGCAATTCGCTTAATCGAAAATGCTGGCTTTTGGTGTGGGATTGCTTTCGTTAATTTGCTGCATATGTTCAGCCCTGAGGCGATTTTCGTGGGCGGCGGGGTTTCTAACTTAGGCGATCGGTTGCTCAACCCAGCTCGCGCCGAAATTACCAAACGTGCCTTGCCTGGCTATCGCAATGTGCCAATTCATCAAACCAAGATGGGCGATAACCTAGGGGTGCTTGGCGCTGCTGCCTATGCATTTAGCTCAATCGAACAAGCCTAA
- a CDS encoding CSLREA domain-containing protein, translating into MRSFRWSLLAFLVGSGWYSAQAHTSSLIPTNQIQVTTTVDDTNPSNQTCSLREAILAATSDQAVDACTAGDGADQILLPAGVYRLTQTGRDDDQGLTGDLDLRGSVQITGVSSATTIIDGNVTDRVLDLHEGRLTLEHVEVRNGYILNNDDTATYYGHGIFQRDGNLTLNHVRVIHNGIITSPILYGLANYGGGVASLAGTLNIQNSFFNDNEVRTIFMGGVGIGGGLYIKQSTVNIAHTIFEADTAGTGMAIANDGGNLTLSQSQIRLAIGQGEQGAAVDTIKGMTLIEASEFQQNQPRAVKINQGAEAEIINSLFGQNGGVGNFYCASGGAVANAGRVLISDSRFIENYADQGGALLQSHGNSEIYRSEFSANRSNGVNRLRETCHASGAAISQQAGTMLLDTSTLAFNDSRGLGGALDQRGVTSVLTLTNSTVVSNTNRFIGGIGGAGVSISGTLALSNSMIANNWHTPSQTANDCLGNLTSHGHNLLEQPTSQCQLLNPQASDLLNLDPLLGEFALHGGSSRSFNLTAASPALDAGPAECGLVDQRLYPRPVDGNNDQTVRCDIGAFEAGMIAQTQYFSFLPFAMAGVR; encoded by the coding sequence ATGAGGTCTTTTCGTTGGAGTTTACTAGCATTTCTAGTAGGCAGTGGTTGGTATTCTGCCCAAGCTCACACAAGCAGTCTTATTCCAACCAATCAGATTCAAGTTACCACGACGGTTGATGATACTAACCCCAGCAACCAAACCTGTTCACTACGCGAGGCAATTTTAGCGGCGACCAGCGATCAAGCGGTGGATGCCTGTACTGCTGGCGATGGCGCTGATCAGATTTTGCTGCCCGCTGGAGTCTATCGGTTAACCCAAACTGGCCGTGACGACGATCAAGGCCTAACTGGCGATTTGGATCTGCGCGGATCGGTACAAATTACGGGAGTGAGTTCAGCGACCACAATCATCGATGGCAACGTGACTGATCGCGTGTTGGATCTGCACGAAGGCCGATTGACCTTAGAGCATGTGGAAGTTCGCAATGGCTATATTTTGAATAATGATGATACAGCAACCTACTATGGGCATGGTATTTTTCAACGCGATGGTAATTTAACCCTCAATCATGTTCGTGTGATTCACAATGGCATTATTACCTCGCCAATTTTATATGGTCTCGCCAATTATGGTGGTGGGGTGGCCAGTTTGGCGGGCACGCTCAACATTCAAAACAGCTTTTTCAACGATAACGAGGTGCGCACCATTTTTATGGGTGGGGTTGGCATTGGCGGCGGTCTCTACATCAAACAAAGCACTGTCAACATTGCTCATACAATTTTTGAGGCCGATACGGCGGGCACAGGTATGGCGATAGCTAACGATGGCGGCAATTTAACCCTCAGCCAGAGCCAGATTCGTTTGGCAATTGGTCAAGGTGAGCAAGGCGCGGCAGTCGATACAATCAAAGGCATGACCCTGATCGAAGCTAGCGAATTTCAGCAAAATCAGCCACGCGCGGTCAAAATTAATCAAGGGGCTGAGGCCGAAATTATCAACAGCCTGTTTGGACAAAATGGTGGGGTTGGTAATTTTTATTGCGCTAGTGGTGGCGCAGTCGCTAATGCTGGGCGCGTGTTGATCAGCGATTCACGTTTTATTGAAAATTATGCCGATCAAGGCGGCGCATTGCTGCAAAGCCACGGCAATAGCGAAATTTATCGCAGCGAGTTTAGCGCCAATCGTAGTAATGGAGTCAATCGGCTGCGTGAAACCTGCCATGCCTCAGGGGCAGCGATTAGCCAACAAGCCGGAACAATGCTACTCGATACCAGCACGCTGGCCTTCAACGATAGCCGTGGTTTGGGCGGAGCCTTGGATCAGCGTGGAGTTACCTCGGTCTTAACGTTGACTAATTCGACCGTGGTTTCAAATACCAATCGTTTTATTGGGGGTATTGGTGGGGCTGGCGTTTCAATCAGCGGCACATTGGCATTGAGCAATAGCATGATCGCCAATAATTGGCACACACCCAGCCAAACTGCCAATGATTGTCTTGGTAACCTGACTAGCCATGGCCACAATTTATTGGAACAACCAACCAGCCAATGTCAATTGCTCAATCCGCAAGCCAGCGATCTGCTTAATCTTGACCCCTTGCTTGGTGAGTTTGCGCTGCATGGTGGCAGTTCACGCAGTTTTAATTTGACCGCTGCTAGTCCGGCGCTTGATGCTGGGCCTGCCGAATGTGGCTTAGTTGATCAACGGCTCTATCCACGGCCTGTCGATGGCAATAACGATCAAACCGTGCGTTGCGATATTGGGGCATTTGAGGCTGGCATGATTGCCCAAACCCAGTATTTTAGCTTTTTACCCTTTGCCATGGCTGGAGTTCGTTAA